ACCTCTCGGCCATCCAGAGGCTCGTGGGCAAGCACTTCGAGGCCTATCAGGGCGGGGAATTCAGGGAGGACGTAAGGTTAATCCTCGACTTTCTCTCTGAGAAGACCTACGGCTTTGGGCAGAGCAGCTGGGGACCAACGGTGTACGGCCTGATACGGAAGGGGGACTTTCAGAGGCTTTCTGCGGAGGCCCACGATTTCCTGAAGGAGCATGGGCTGAAGGCGAAGGTAGAATTAGGAATCCCGCGGAACCGTGGGGCCGAGATAGTTGAGGAGAGCGCCTTCATCGAAAGGCTGATACGAAACGTGAGTGGTGATTAATATGACCCTCGACCGCTTCGTCAGGATTAAGTACCGCTCCGACGACGAAAAGATCGGGGAGCTGGTGAGAATACTCGGAGAGCTAGGTCTCGACTGCGCCAGAACAATCGAAGAGAAGGTTGACCTCCAGTTCGATGCCCTCAGGAACCTCCGCGAGAACTTGGGAAACGATGAGCTGTTCATAAAGCTCGTCGTAGCAAACGCCATTGTGAGCTACCAGCTCTCCGCCAAGGGAGAGCAGTGGTGGTGGGAGTTCTCGCGTTACTTCTCGGCCAACCCTCCCGGGGGGAGTATTGCAGAAGCCTACTCCGAGTTCCTCCCCAACTCCAGAACCAACAGGCGAATCGTTGCTGGAAAGATCAGGAGGCTGGAGAGGCTCGAGCCTTTCCTCGAATCGCTTGACGTCGCGGCCCTCAGGGAGTACTATTTCGGCGGCATGGAAAGATTGAGGGACGACCTCGCGGGTACCCTTAACTCGAAGAAGAGCGCCAAAACGATAGTCTTCGCCGTTAAGATGTTTGGCTACGCGGGCAGGATATCCTTCGGAGAGTTCGTGCCATATCCAATGACCATCGAGATCCCTGACGACGTCAGGATAAACGCCTACACAAAGCACTTCACGAACGAGCCGCCTGTGAGCTTCTGGGCTAGGATAGCGGAGGAGACAGGGATTCCACCCCTCCACATAGACTCCATCCTCTGGCCCGTTCTTGGTGGAAGTGATGAGGTTTTGAGGAGATTGAAGGATCACTGCGGAAAGAGCAACGCGGTTTTGAGGCTCGCTTCACTTTGAGGATTGTTCCTTGGCCATCCATTCTCAACCTCCCTTCACAATGCTTAAAATAACTTGAAAGTCAACATGCCTCGAACTTCTAGGTATGGTGGGATTGGGGGTCCTAACAACGGGGGCGGCTTTTCAGAAATGCAACTTCAAAGGCAAAATTTTTATACTTTCGGTGTTAGTGAAAACTGAGTGGGTTTAACGCTGAATGGGAGGTATGGAATGTGTTTTGGGGATTCGAACTTGAGTTCAAGCAGAGCCTCCGCACGAAGAAGCTCTGGGTCATACTCGGAGTGATGATGCTCCTCTACGTTCCGGGGTTCTACCTTCAGAAATCCAGCGGGAGGGAGATAGAGACCGTTGGAGAAGCCATCTCCGCGCTCATCAACAGCATCAACGGCCTGGGAGCGTTCTTCATAGGGATACTGGCGATTCTCATCGGGGCAACGGCCATAAACAGCGAGATAGAGAAGGGCACCCTCAGGGTGGCCATGAGCAAGCCAATAAAGCGGCTCGGTTACATAGGTGGCAAGTTCCTTGCCCACACCGTCGTTCTCCTGCTGGCGCTTCTCCTAACCACGGTGATAGGAATAATCGGCGTCGCCTGGCTCGGCGCTCCGATTACGGGGAAGCTGGTAACTGATTCTCTCCTGCTCAACGGCCTGCTTCTGCTGGCGATGATACAGCTCGTTGCGCTGGGATACATAATCTCCACGACGGTGAAGTCATCAAGCACGGCCCTCGGCGTCGCCTTGGTCATAATGTTCGTGGTCTTCATGATAATGCCGGCCATCGTTCAGTTCATGGCGGCGAAGGACACCCTACTGACGGAGAACCCCGACTTCGAGGCCTATCAGGAAAAGGTCAAGGATTACCAGACGAAGTACCTCTTCTACGTCCCGACGACGCAGATAGACGTCATACTGAGCGATGCGACGGTGGTCAGGGGGGACATAGGCAGACCCGAGATCGAGTACCTGGGCATCGGGCACGCCATCAGGGAGAATCCCGTCAACCTCGGCATCCTCCTTGGCCTGACCCTGGTCTACCTGGGCATCACGTTCTACCGCTTCCTCCGCATGGATCTGAGGTGATGACGGTGATAAGGATAGAAAACCTTGTCAAGTTCTACAAAGACGTGAAGGCCCTCGACGGCCTCAACCTTGAGGTTAAGCCCGGCCAGGTCTACGGCTTCCTCGGGCCGAATGGAGCTGGGAAGAGCACCACGATACTGAGCGCCCTCGGCCTCATCTTTCCCCAGGAGGGACGCATCCAGCTCTTTGAGATGGAGGTCTTCAGAGATGGGAAGTTTGACGAGAACAAGCTCGTCGAGGCCAAAAAGAGGATCGGCTACATGCCCGAGCACGCGACGCTCTGGGACTTCATGACTCCCCTCCAGACCCTCGAGATAATAGGCGAGGCCTTCGGCATTCCAAAGGCGGAGAGGGAGAAACGTGCGAGGGAACTTCTCGAACTGGTGAACCTCTGGGAGGACAGGAACCGGAAGGTCGGAAAGTTCTCCAAGGGCATGCGTCAGAGGCTCCTCCTGGCTCAGGCCCTCATAAACGACCCTGACCTGCTCATTCTCGACGAGCCGATGACGGGACTCGATCCGACTGGAATAGCGGAGTTCAAGGACATCATCAGGGAGCAGAAGAAGGCCGGGAAGACGGTCTTTTTCTCCAGCCACATCCTCGCGCACGTCGAGGAAATCTGCGATACCGTTGGGGTCATCGTTAAGGGGAAGCTCCGCGTTGAGGACAGCCTCGACAGGATAAAGAGTGAGTTCCTGAAGAAGGCGGGCTATACTATAATCCTCGAGACGAACGCTCCCGTGGACTTCACGGGCGTTGAGTGGACGGTGTCGCCCCTCGGGGAGAAGAAGTACCGGATAGTGGCGCCGGAGGATATAAGAGAGGAACTCCACGACTTCGTCTCCGCCAGGGGCGCCAAGATACTCACGATGCAGGTGAAAGAACCCAGCCTGGAGGAGATATTCCTGAAAATGGTGGAGTGAGGGCTAGACCCTGGCCCTCTCGAATTCCTCTTTTCTGTCGAGCGGTTTTGTGGCGTCGATGCCCCACTTCGCTGTCAGGCTCTTTGTTGAGGACGGGTCCAGGGAGCTTCCCCTCGCGTTGGGGATGATTACAAGATCTCTGTCTGCCTGGAAGCGCGTCGCTATCGCCCACTCCACCTCTCTGTCGTCGTAGATGTTTATGTCCTCATCGACGACAACAACGTGCTTTAGGCTGGGATGCCCGGCGAAAGCCGCCAGAATCGCGTTCTTGCCATCGCCGTCGTGCTGTTTGGTGATTGAGACGACCGCGTGGAGCCACATTGCCCCTCCTTCGGTCAGGCGGACGCCGTGAACCTTTGGTACAACCCTCTTGACGCTCGCGTATATCTGCGGCTCCTTTGGAAGGCCCATCAGCATGAAGTGCTCGTAGCCGCCCGGAAGGAGCGCGTGGAATATCGGACTATCGACGTGGTACATCCTCTCGAAGACCACCAGAGGCTGCTTCCTCACGTAGTCGTAGGTGCCGGTTATATCAACGAATGGCCCCTCATCGACCAGCTCGGGTGTTATCCTCGCCTCAAAGACGAACTCGCTCTCCACAGGAACGGGGATTCCGTCGAGGTCAACTACTTCCAGCGGCCTTCCAAAGGCTTTCTCGCTCATCCTCGATGCTATCTCAAGCTCGCTGATTCCATAGGCTGTGCTCACGGCTCCGGCCAAAAGGAGGTGTATCGGGTTTCCGACGATGATTCTAACGTCGAGTTCCTCTCCCCTCTCCGCCTTATCCTTCCACATGGAGTAGAGATGCCTCGGGACGAGCCTTATGGCGGCGGGTTTATCGTCGCGCACCATTATCCTGTGGAAGGACAGGTTCACGAAGCCGTTATCGTCCTTCGCTATGACCATTGCGGAGGTGAAGTACTGGCCGCCGTCCTTAGGGTAGTACTTCGGAACGGGCAGTTCCCGGAGCGAGAAATCACCTGTTGAGTTCCGGAGGAAAGGTGCCTTCTCTACGGTCCTGCAGGGGGCGGGATTCTCCATGGCGTCGGCGATGAATCTCGTGAGATCCTCCTTTGTGATGCCCAGGTACGAGGCTATTCTCTCCCTGGTGCTCCAGATGTTGCCCGCAACTTCCCAGCCGTCCACGTCCCTGAAGAGAACGGGCCTATCGCGGTACTTCACCAGGTAACGGGTCACGCCCAGCTCTTTGCTCACGGGTTCCTCGACGATGACCGTCTCTCCAAGACGCTCGATTATTTCTCTCAGCATCCTATCACCTGGGATTAATGTTCCAAAAGGCCTATAAAGCCTTTTTCCAAACTTCCGGTGATTGATCATGCCCATGGTTGTCCTTCGCATCCCGGACGGTTCGGCACTGGTGAAGATCGAGAAGGCTGACCCCCAGGTCTACTTCAAGATATACGAACTCCTGAGCTACAAGAGGGACTTTGGCAAGTGGGAAAAGCCGGAGAGCCTCTACGACCCCTACGAGAGAACCTTTCCGGTTGGTGTTCTGCCCAGGGTCAAGAAGTTCCTGAACTGCAAGGGCTACCGCGTCCGCGTCAAGGACGAGCGCCAGGTGAGGGGGGTTAAGCTCAACTCCACATGGAACGAGAACTACGTCATGCGCAAATATCAGCAACGCGCCGTTAAGAAGGCCCTCCGGGAGAAGATGGGAGTTCTCGCCCTTCCGGTTGGAAGCGGAAAGACCGTCGTTGGGCTGAGGATAATCCACGAGCTTGACCTTTCGGCGCTCGTCGTCGTCCACACGAAGGAACTCCTCTACCAGTGGGCCGACAAGGTGAGGGAAGTCCTCGGCGTTGAGCCTGGAATAGTTGGGGACAACAAGTGGGAAGAGGGGGGCGTTACAATAGCGATGATACAGACCCTTCTCTCGAGGGGTGCCGACAAGCTCCAGAATGACTACGCCATCGTCATGTTCGACGAGTGTCACAGGACTTCTGCGGCGGAGAAGTTCTACCAGCTCGGCCTCTCTCTGCCCCAGGTCTACCGCTTCGGCCTCTCCGCAACCCCCTGGAGGCGCGTTAGGGGGGAGGAGATAAAGATAGAAGCCGTCGTCGGGCCGACTATATTCGAGGTAAAAGCCGAGGATCTCATCAAGGAGAAGTTCCTCGCCAAGCCGCGCTTTGAAATCATAACCTACGAGTCGACAATGCCCTCCTTCAGCGAGCGCTACAAGGAGCTTTACGAGGACATGATAATGAACAACGACGAGAGGAACCTCGCCGTGGTTGAGAAGGCCGTTGAGCTTGCCAGGAAGGGCCACCGCGTCCTCATCGACGTCAAGAGGATAGAGCACGGCAAGATACTGAAGAAAATGCTCGAGGAGAGGGGCATTAAGGCGGAGTTCCTCAGCTCGAAGAGTCCAAACCGGTGGGAGATACTGGAGGCCTTTAAAGAGGGCGAGATTCCGGTTCTCATCTCGACCCTCCTCAAAGAGGGCGTTGACATACCGGAGATATCCGCCATAATCCTCGCCGGCGGAGGAAAGAGCGACATAATGACGATCCAGACGATAGGGCGCGCCCTGAGGCCCAAGAAGGGCATGAAGGCTGTAATAGTCGACGTCCAGGACGACGACCCGCTGCTCTTCACGCACTTTATCGAGAGGCAGAAGGCGCTTAAGCAGTACTACGGCAAATACTACGATAGGGAGATGGCGTCAAAGCTCGA
This window of the Thermococcus siculi genome carries:
- a CDS encoding N-glycosylase/DNA lyase — encoded protein: MTLDRFVRIKYRSDDEKIGELVRILGELGLDCARTIEEKVDLQFDALRNLRENLGNDELFIKLVVANAIVSYQLSAKGEQWWWEFSRYFSANPPGGSIAEAYSEFLPNSRTNRRIVAGKIRRLERLEPFLESLDVAALREYYFGGMERLRDDLAGTLNSKKSAKTIVFAVKMFGYAGRISFGEFVPYPMTIEIPDDVRINAYTKHFTNEPPVSFWARIAEETGIPPLHIDSILWPVLGGSDEVLRRLKDHCGKSNAVLRLASL
- a CDS encoding ABC transporter permease subunit encodes the protein MFWGFELEFKQSLRTKKLWVILGVMMLLYVPGFYLQKSSGREIETVGEAISALINSINGLGAFFIGILAILIGATAINSEIEKGTLRVAMSKPIKRLGYIGGKFLAHTVVLLLALLLTTVIGIIGVAWLGAPITGKLVTDSLLLNGLLLLAMIQLVALGYIISTTVKSSSTALGVALVIMFVVFMIMPAIVQFMAAKDTLLTENPDFEAYQEKVKDYQTKYLFYVPTTQIDVILSDATVVRGDIGRPEIEYLGIGHAIRENPVNLGILLGLTLVYLGITFYRFLRMDLR
- a CDS encoding ABC transporter ATP-binding protein — protein: MIRIENLVKFYKDVKALDGLNLEVKPGQVYGFLGPNGAGKSTTILSALGLIFPQEGRIQLFEMEVFRDGKFDENKLVEAKKRIGYMPEHATLWDFMTPLQTLEIIGEAFGIPKAEREKRARELLELVNLWEDRNRKVGKFSKGMRQRLLLAQALINDPDLLILDEPMTGLDPTGIAEFKDIIREQKKAGKTVFFSSHILAHVEEICDTVGVIVKGKLRVEDSLDRIKSEFLKKAGYTIILETNAPVDFTGVEWTVSPLGEKKYRIVAPEDIREELHDFVSARGAKILTMQVKEPSLEEIFLKMVE
- a CDS encoding UbiD family decarboxylase; translation: MLREIIERLGETVIVEEPVSKELGVTRYLVKYRDRPVLFRDVDGWEVAGNIWSTRERIASYLGITKEDLTRFIADAMENPAPCRTVEKAPFLRNSTGDFSLRELPVPKYYPKDGGQYFTSAMVIAKDDNGFVNLSFHRIMVRDDKPAAIRLVPRHLYSMWKDKAERGEELDVRIIVGNPIHLLLAGAVSTAYGISELEIASRMSEKAFGRPLEVVDLDGIPVPVESEFVFEARITPELVDEGPFVDITGTYDYVRKQPLVVFERMYHVDSPIFHALLPGGYEHFMLMGLPKEPQIYASVKRVVPKVHGVRLTEGGAMWLHAVVSITKQHDGDGKNAILAAFAGHPSLKHVVVVDEDINIYDDREVEWAIATRFQADRDLVIIPNARGSSLDPSSTKSLTAKWGIDATKPLDRKEEFERARV
- a CDS encoding DEAD/DEAH box helicase, translated to MVVLRIPDGSALVKIEKADPQVYFKIYELLSYKRDFGKWEKPESLYDPYERTFPVGVLPRVKKFLNCKGYRVRVKDERQVRGVKLNSTWNENYVMRKYQQRAVKKALREKMGVLALPVGSGKTVVGLRIIHELDLSALVVVHTKELLYQWADKVREVLGVEPGIVGDNKWEEGGVTIAMIQTLLSRGADKLQNDYAIVMFDECHRTSAAEKFYQLGLSLPQVYRFGLSATPWRRVRGEEIKIEAVVGPTIFEVKAEDLIKEKFLAKPRFEIITYESTMPSFSERYKELYEDMIMNNDERNLAVVEKAVELARKGHRVLIDVKRIEHGKILKKMLEERGIKAEFLSSKSPNRWEILEAFKEGEIPVLISTLLKEGVDIPEISAIILAGGGKSDIMTIQTIGRALRPKKGMKAVIVDVQDDDPLLFTHFIERQKALKQYYGKYYDREMASKLEESVPKKRRPRKRS